A region of Paractinoplanes abujensis DNA encodes the following proteins:
- a CDS encoding helix-turn-helix domain-containing protein, with the protein MTVEVAVVVAEPVPAFELGIASEVFGVRRADPELPRFGYAVCAAEPGRPLRTSTGFHMTPSDGLDRLDRAGLIIVTGSAPPVPPPPAELVEGLRRAAARGAFLASLCTGVFTLAAAGLLDGRTVTTHWAYADELATRYPQLTVDADRIYTADDSIATSAGATAAIDLCLHLVRREHGADVANRVAREMVMPAHRSGGQAQFSRQPVTPRRDGGLAELLDWAADHLDHDLSVPALATRAAMSARSFVRHFAAATGTTPAAWVRAERVRQAERLLERDGATIATVARRCGFGSADTLRRQFRRVRGVGPETYRAAFRTGA; encoded by the coding sequence GTGACCGTCGAGGTGGCCGTCGTCGTGGCCGAGCCGGTGCCCGCGTTCGAGCTGGGCATCGCCAGCGAGGTGTTCGGCGTGCGCCGGGCCGACCCGGAGCTGCCCCGTTTCGGCTACGCGGTCTGCGCCGCCGAGCCGGGCCGGCCGTTGCGCACCTCGACCGGCTTCCACATGACACCGAGCGACGGCCTCGACCGGCTCGACCGGGCCGGCCTCATCATCGTCACCGGGTCGGCGCCACCGGTGCCGCCGCCCCCGGCCGAGCTGGTCGAAGGGCTGCGCCGGGCCGCCGCACGCGGGGCGTTCCTGGCCTCGCTCTGCACCGGCGTGTTCACCCTGGCCGCGGCCGGTCTGCTCGACGGCCGCACGGTGACCACCCACTGGGCGTACGCGGACGAGCTGGCCACCCGCTATCCGCAGCTCACCGTGGACGCGGACCGCATCTACACGGCCGACGACTCGATCGCCACCAGCGCCGGCGCCACCGCGGCGATCGACCTCTGCCTGCACCTGGTGCGCCGCGAGCACGGCGCCGACGTGGCCAACCGGGTCGCCCGCGAGATGGTGATGCCGGCCCACCGCAGCGGCGGCCAGGCCCAGTTCTCGCGGCAGCCGGTGACGCCGCGGCGCGACGGCGGGCTGGCCGAGCTGCTCGACTGGGCCGCCGACCACCTCGACCACGACCTGTCGGTACCGGCTCTGGCGACCCGGGCTGCGATGTCGGCCCGCTCGTTCGTCAGGCACTTCGCCGCGGCCACCGGCACCACCCCGGCCGCGTGGGTGCGGGCGGAACGGGTGCGCCAGGCCGAACGGCTGCTCGAACGCGACGGCGCGACGATCGCGACGGTGGCCCGGCGCTGCGGTTTCGGCAGCGCCGACACCCTGCGGCGGCAGTTCCGGCGGGTCCGCGGGGTGGGGCCGGAGACCTATCGGGCCGCGTTTCGCACCGGGGCGTAA
- a CDS encoding IclR family transcriptional regulator produces MQDHPSSVLGKAFLLFSAFDGARTTLGLTDLSRRSGIPKATAYRLAQELVDLNLLERAESGYRLGWRMYELGQLVPGPANLRHVARPALMDLHSATRAAVHLAVPHGPDTLYLERLAGRRDARLHTAVGNRIPLWYAASGKLFLAHSPDLDDLVAALDREAAPRTRHSVRSAAQLRGQLAAVRERRWSAEYEECVEGYKSYAVPVTLDGPQHVVAAVSATLAVSRHDDQQVVRALWTTAAHISRSLEAVPSAA; encoded by the coding sequence GTGCAGGACCATCCGTCATCGGTGCTGGGCAAGGCGTTCCTGCTGTTCTCCGCGTTCGACGGCGCCCGCACCACGCTCGGGCTGACCGACCTGAGCCGCCGCTCGGGCATCCCGAAGGCCACCGCGTACCGGCTGGCCCAGGAGCTCGTCGACCTCAACCTGCTGGAGCGGGCCGAGTCCGGTTACCGGCTCGGCTGGCGCATGTACGAACTGGGGCAACTGGTGCCCGGCCCGGCCAACCTGCGCCACGTCGCCCGGCCCGCGCTGATGGACCTGCACTCGGCGACCCGCGCCGCGGTGCACCTGGCCGTCCCCCACGGGCCGGACACCCTGTATCTGGAGCGTCTGGCCGGCCGGCGCGACGCCCGCCTGCACACGGCGGTCGGCAACCGGATCCCGCTCTGGTACGCCGCCTCGGGCAAGCTCTTCCTGGCGCACAGCCCCGACCTCGACGACCTGGTGGCCGCCCTCGACCGTGAGGCCGCGCCCCGCACCCGGCACAGCGTGCGCAGCGCGGCCCAGCTGCGCGGTCAGCTCGCAGCCGTACGCGAACGGCGCTGGTCGGCCGAGTACGAGGAGTGCGTCGAGGGCTACAAGTCGTACGCCGTGCCGGTCACCCTGGACGGCCCGCAGCACGTCGTGGCGGCCGTCTCGGCCACCCTGGCCGTGAGCCGCCACGACGACCAGCAGGTGGTCCGCGCCCTCTGGACCACGGCCGCCCACATCAGCCGCTCGCTGGAGGCTGTCCCCTCGGCCGCATAA
- a CDS encoding nucleoside triphosphate pyrophosphohydrolase family protein, which translates to MEFDDYQRGALRTAAPRDTKNELLHLVLGLVGESGEVAEKFKKWVRDLGSDESRIDRDGIAKELGDVLWYVAVLADYLDLSLDDIASANLAKLADRQGRGVLGGSGDNR; encoded by the coding sequence ATGGAGTTCGACGACTACCAGCGCGGCGCCCTGCGCACCGCCGCGCCCCGTGACACGAAGAACGAGCTGCTGCACCTGGTGCTCGGGCTGGTCGGCGAGTCCGGCGAGGTCGCCGAGAAGTTCAAGAAGTGGGTGCGCGACCTCGGCAGCGACGAGTCCCGCATCGACCGGGACGGCATCGCCAAGGAACTGGGCGACGTGCTCTGGTATGTGGCCGTGCTGGCCGACTACCTCGACCTGTCGCTCGACGACATCGCCTCGGCCAACCTGGCCAAGCTGGCCGACCGCCAGGGCCGCGGCGTCCTGGGCGGCAGCGGCGACAACCGCTGA
- a CDS encoding radical SAM protein, with translation MTSRTEVVEDLMGRFPHVPREAVIKEDLLRGGLSFDDSALTDNEHGDVKPKSYFIFSFDHRTLPELGTAALRRPPEEIVLTGGPYELRRTVVSVRTNPSSPYRVKTGDDGRMRLYLDDKPIADVGLPPMPDYYRHTLANGKSVMEVAPTIQWGYLIYLTAFRVCQYFGAKEECQYCDINHNWRQHKAAGRPYTGVKPVDEILEALEIIDKHDTARTSQAYTLTGGSITSHVQGKAEADFYGQYAQAIEERFPGRWIGKVVAQALPKADVQRFKDYGIQIYHPNYEVWDKKLFELYCPGKERYVGREEWHRRILDSAEIFGPRNVIPNFVAGVEMAAPHGFTTVDEAIASTAEGLEYFMSRGITPRFTTWCPEPTTPLGRSNPEGAPLEYHVRLLETYRAVMEANGLTSPPGYGPAGAGRAVFSVSSFMDSLAPNDETVNV, from the coding sequence ATGACGTCACGCACCGAGGTCGTCGAAGATCTGATGGGGCGGTTCCCGCACGTGCCGCGGGAGGCTGTCATCAAGGAGGACCTGCTGCGCGGCGGGCTGTCCTTCGACGATTCGGCTCTGACCGACAACGAGCACGGCGACGTCAAACCCAAGTCGTATTTCATCTTCTCGTTCGACCACCGCACCCTGCCCGAGCTGGGCACGGCCGCGCTGCGCCGCCCGCCGGAGGAGATCGTGCTCACCGGCGGCCCGTACGAGCTGCGCCGGACGGTCGTGTCGGTCCGCACCAACCCGAGCTCGCCCTATCGGGTGAAGACCGGCGACGACGGCCGCATGCGGCTCTACCTCGACGACAAGCCGATCGCCGACGTCGGCCTGCCCCCGATGCCGGATTACTACCGGCACACGCTGGCCAACGGCAAGTCGGTCATGGAGGTCGCCCCGACGATCCAGTGGGGTTATCTGATCTACCTGACCGCATTCCGGGTCTGCCAGTACTTCGGCGCCAAGGAGGAGTGCCAGTACTGCGACATCAACCACAACTGGCGCCAGCACAAGGCGGCCGGGCGGCCCTACACGGGCGTCAAGCCGGTTGACGAGATCCTCGAGGCGCTGGAGATCATCGACAAGCACGACACCGCGCGCACGTCGCAGGCCTACACGCTGACCGGCGGCAGCATCACGTCGCACGTGCAGGGCAAGGCCGAGGCCGACTTCTACGGGCAGTACGCGCAGGCCATCGAGGAGCGCTTCCCCGGCCGCTGGATCGGCAAGGTCGTCGCGCAGGCGCTGCCCAAGGCCGACGTGCAGCGCTTCAAGGACTACGGCATCCAGATCTACCACCCCAACTACGAGGTGTGGGACAAGAAGCTGTTCGAGCTGTACTGCCCGGGCAAGGAGCGCTACGTGGGCCGCGAGGAGTGGCACCGCCGCATCCTCGACTCGGCCGAGATCTTCGGCCCGCGCAACGTCATCCCGAACTTCGTGGCCGGCGTCGAGATGGCCGCCCCGCACGGGTTCACCACCGTCGACGAGGCGATCGCGTCGACCGCCGAGGGCCTCGAATATTTCATGTCGCGCGGCATCACGCCCCGGTTCACCACGTGGTGCCCCGAGCCGACCACGCCGCTGGGCCGCAGCAACCCCGAGGGCGCCCCGCTGGAATACCACGTGCGCCTGCTCGAGACCTATCGCGCCGTCATGGAGGCCAACGGCCTGACCAGCCCGCCCGGGTACGGTCCGGCCGGCGCCGGGCGTGCGGTGTTCTCGGTCAGCTCGTTCATGGATTCGCTGGCCCCCAACGATGAGACCGTCAACGTCTAG
- a CDS encoding alpha/beta fold hydrolase: MRPSTSRDGFPLAVRTSGLTDGPVLLLLSGQANSHDWWTGLRETFENQFRVVTFDYRGTGGSRGPVAEWTTETFAEDAAFVLREGGVRGAAVYGTSMGGRVAQHLAARHPELVDRLVLACTSPGGPHAVERSPAVRRRLADDAERGRALRELFYTDAWSGESHLFGDPTMTVEESRAHLRASNRHDAWDVLPLIKAPTLVLHGTDDLMVPSANAPLLARRIPGATMHLHEGGRHGFFDEFSEDIAPVLDAFLEA, translated from the coding sequence ATGAGACCGTCAACGTCTAGAGACGGGTTCCCGCTCGCCGTCCGGACGAGCGGGCTCACCGACGGCCCGGTGCTGCTCCTGCTGTCCGGCCAGGCCAACTCGCACGACTGGTGGACGGGGCTGCGCGAGACGTTCGAGAACCAGTTCCGCGTGGTGACGTTCGACTACCGCGGCACGGGCGGCAGCCGGGGCCCGGTCGCCGAGTGGACGACGGAGACCTTCGCCGAGGACGCCGCCTTCGTTCTGCGCGAGGGCGGCGTCAGAGGAGCTGCCGTCTACGGCACGTCGATGGGCGGGCGGGTGGCGCAGCATCTGGCGGCGCGTCACCCCGAGCTGGTCGACCGGCTCGTGCTGGCCTGCACCTCACCCGGTGGCCCGCACGCGGTGGAGCGCTCACCGGCCGTGCGGCGCCGGCTCGCGGACGACGCGGAGCGTGGCCGGGCGCTGCGCGAACTCTTCTACACCGACGCGTGGAGCGGCGAGAGCCACCTCTTCGGCGACCCCACCATGACGGTCGAGGAGAGCCGCGCCCACCTGCGGGCCAGCAACCGGCACGACGCCTGGGACGTGCTGCCCCTGATCAAGGCGCCGACCCTTGTGCTGCACGGCACCGACGACCTGATGGTGCCCTCGGCCAACGCGCCGCTGCTGGCCCGGCGCATCCCCGGGGCCACCATGCACCTGCACGAGGGTGGCCGGCACGGCTTCTTCGACGAGTTCTCGGAGGACATCGCGCCCGTCCTCGACGCTTTCCTGGAGGCTTGA
- a CDS encoding PadR family transcriptional regulator, translating to MAKAKAMREPTFWILTALVKQARHGYGIIQEVAALSEGQVTLQAGTLYAALDRLHAEGLVAVDHDEKVGGRDRRYYCLTEGGVAALEAETARLQRNVRTASTQLATRPATA from the coding sequence ATGGCGAAAGCGAAGGCGATGCGGGAGCCGACCTTCTGGATCCTGACCGCGCTGGTCAAGCAGGCCCGGCACGGTTACGGCATCATCCAGGAGGTCGCCGCTCTCTCCGAGGGTCAGGTCACCCTGCAGGCGGGCACGCTCTACGCCGCGCTCGACCGGCTGCACGCCGAGGGCCTCGTCGCGGTCGACCACGACGAGAAGGTCGGCGGCCGCGATCGCCGTTACTACTGCCTGACCGAGGGCGGGGTGGCCGCGCTGGAGGCCGAGACGGCCCGCCTGCAGCGCAACGTGCGGACGGCCTCGACCCAGCTCGCCACCCGGCCGGCGACGGCATGA
- a CDS encoding primary-amine oxidase yields MRNPLFDSLTADEIRRVAAVIRSERIGGDRPGFSAVFTHEPDKYALRAGETVTRRARAMILDRDTARTYDVVVDLEANKLVTSIEITDGSAPVLLEEFELAPTLIKQDPRYVEALAKRGITDLRKVQIDPWGVGNMADVPVDGRRMCGSVSYYREFPDDNGYAHPIEGVIAIVDLTSGEVVDVHDFGVRPMNPDLCNYTADANQPMRTDVAPLEITQPEGVGFTLDGPELTWQKWRFRIGMHPLEGLVLHAVEYQDGEDYRSVMHRGSLSEMVVPYGDPSPEHFWRSAFDVGEFGLGKLANSLRLGCDCLGEIVYMDAVLAGEDGEPATIENAICIHEEDDGILWKHTDWVTGRVDVRRSRRLVVSFIATVGNYHYGFFWYFYQDASIQMEIKLLGIVQTRAVEAGRPAPHGTPISTDLVGTYHQHLFSFRLDMEVDGWQNTVVQNDAYAVPVGPENPQGNAIGVRKTVIDRENAGDWVTNTQSSRNWTVVNRGKTNAWGVPVGYKFLPGWTSATMLAQPPSLIAQRAGFATRNMWVTPYRQDEMRSAGEYPNQSRSGDGLPRWTAADRPTEDTDVVLWHTLGVTHIPRAEDWPVMPVEKAGFHLLPVNFFDKNPALDVPASAPSAATHCH; encoded by the coding sequence ATGCGCAACCCTTTGTTCGACTCCCTGACCGCGGACGAGATCCGCCGGGTCGCCGCGGTGATCCGGAGTGAGAGGATCGGCGGCGACCGTCCGGGCTTCAGTGCCGTGTTCACCCACGAGCCGGACAAGTACGCGCTGCGCGCCGGCGAGACGGTCACCCGCCGGGCCCGGGCCATGATCCTCGACCGCGACACCGCCCGGACGTACGACGTCGTTGTTGATCTCGAGGCGAACAAGCTGGTCACCTCGATCGAGATCACCGACGGCTCGGCCCCCGTGCTGCTCGAAGAGTTCGAGCTGGCGCCGACTCTGATCAAGCAGGACCCGCGCTATGTCGAGGCGCTGGCCAAGCGGGGCATCACCGACCTGCGCAAGGTGCAGATCGACCCGTGGGGCGTGGGCAACATGGCCGACGTGCCGGTCGACGGCCGGCGCATGTGCGGCTCGGTGTCCTACTACCGGGAGTTCCCCGACGACAACGGCTACGCCCACCCGATCGAGGGCGTCATCGCGATCGTCGACCTGACCAGCGGCGAGGTCGTCGACGTGCACGACTTCGGGGTGCGGCCGATGAACCCCGACCTGTGCAACTACACCGCCGACGCCAATCAGCCCATGCGTACCGACGTCGCGCCGCTGGAGATCACACAGCCCGAGGGGGTCGGCTTCACGCTCGACGGACCCGAACTGACGTGGCAGAAATGGCGCTTCCGGATCGGCATGCACCCGCTCGAGGGCCTGGTGCTGCACGCCGTGGAGTACCAGGACGGCGAGGACTACCGCTCGGTCATGCACCGCGGCTCACTGTCCGAGATGGTGGTCCCGTACGGGGATCCGTCCCCGGAGCATTTCTGGCGCAGCGCCTTCGACGTCGGCGAGTTCGGGCTGGGCAAGCTGGCCAACTCGCTGCGGCTGGGCTGCGACTGCCTCGGCGAGATCGTCTACATGGACGCTGTGCTGGCGGGCGAGGACGGCGAGCCGGCCACCATCGAGAACGCGATCTGCATCCACGAGGAGGACGACGGGATCCTCTGGAAGCACACCGACTGGGTCACCGGCCGGGTCGACGTGCGCCGCTCGCGCCGGCTGGTGGTCAGCTTCATCGCCACCGTCGGCAACTACCACTACGGCTTCTTCTGGTACTTCTACCAGGACGCGTCGATCCAGATGGAGATCAAGCTGCTCGGCATCGTGCAGACCCGCGCGGTCGAGGCCGGCCGGCCGGCTCCGCACGGTACCCCGATCAGCACCGACCTGGTCGGAACCTACCACCAGCACCTGTTCTCGTTCCGCCTCGACATGGAGGTCGACGGCTGGCAGAACACGGTGGTGCAGAACGACGCGTACGCCGTGCCGGTGGGCCCGGAGAACCCGCAGGGCAACGCCATCGGCGTGCGGAAGACCGTGATCGACCGGGAGAACGCGGGCGACTGGGTCACCAACACGCAGAGCTCGCGCAACTGGACCGTGGTCAACCGCGGCAAGACCAACGCGTGGGGGGTGCCGGTCGGCTACAAGTTTCTGCCCGGCTGGACCTCGGCCACCATGCTGGCCCAGCCGCCGTCGCTGATCGCGCAGCGGGCCGGCTTCGCCACCCGCAACATGTGGGTCACGCCGTACCGGCAGGACGAGATGCGCTCGGCGGGGGAGTACCCCAACCAGAGCCGCTCCGGCGACGGCCTGCCCCGCTGGACCGCCGCGGATCGGCCGACCGAGGACACGGACGTGGTGCTGTGGCACACGCTGGGCGTCACCCACATCCCGCGGGCGGAGGACTGGCCGGTCATGCCAGTCGAGAAGGCGGGCTTCCACCTGCTGCCGGTCAACTTCTTCGACAAGAACCCGGCCCTCGACGTGCCCGCCTCCGCGCCCTCGGCGGCGACGCATTGTCACTGA
- a CDS encoding TetR/AcrR family transcriptional regulator produces the protein MSAPVRDRLLDAAIHIAGAEGHDKVTYRSVAALAGTSHSLVRFYFGTREALLTEAFERAARRDAAEAKLRAGTVEEFGSNLVHLITEARDRQLLQYDFLLRAARGDGEMAPVAQLYEHYVAQVAATLSALGIDDPGDSRAALVFAALDGLVLQHLVHSSAARTEETLLRLREVLTLWKPAH, from the coding sequence ATGAGCGCTCCCGTACGCGATCGCCTGCTCGACGCGGCCATCCACATCGCCGGCGCCGAGGGCCACGACAAGGTCACCTACCGGTCGGTGGCGGCGCTCGCCGGCACCTCGCACAGCCTCGTGCGCTTCTACTTCGGCACCCGCGAGGCGCTGCTCACCGAGGCTTTCGAGCGCGCCGCCCGCCGGGACGCGGCCGAGGCCAAGCTGCGGGCGGGCACGGTGGAGGAGTTCGGGTCGAACCTCGTCCACCTGATCACCGAGGCCCGTGACCGGCAGCTGCTGCAGTACGACTTCCTGCTGCGCGCGGCCCGCGGCGACGGGGAGATGGCACCGGTGGCGCAGCTTTACGAGCACTACGTCGCCCAGGTCGCGGCCACCCTGTCCGCCCTCGGCATCGACGACCCCGGCGACTCCCGGGCCGCGCTCGTCTTCGCCGCGCTCGACGGGCTCGTGCTGCAGCATCTCGTTCACTCCTCGGCCGCCCGTACGGAGGAAACGCTTTTACGGCTGCGCGAGGTGCTGACCCTTTGGAAACCGGCCCACTGA
- a CDS encoding APC family permease yields the protein MATTTHTPGAQNEGLAGGTLGAGHLVFMVMAAVAPAAGAVALIPLSIALGVGVGTPGVFVIVALILLLFAVGFTRMVPYVRNAGAFYAFITKGLGRLAGLPAAYVALTAYLCVGTATLGALGFFANLTLDQFFGIDVPWWLCCLIAMVVIGLLGYFRITVAAGVLGAALVAEGAAVLVLDVAILIRQGAGAFTLDAFAPSSVLTTGSLGVALIYGFSCFQGFEGTAIYAEEARDPDRTVPRATYGAVLCVGLFFVLTSWALIAGGTVEQVAADPGTYAFTLSTDFVGPLWTDLLQVLIVTSAFAGVLAFHNAASRYLYALARDGFMPGPLTRTHPRFRSPTVAGLTSFGVMTLVMLGFAVAGLDPLTNLSTSLTGVGAVGILTLITVTSLAVFVFFLRRRQYGWRYTVAPALATLGVGSATGLALSNYEAITGTTSTVINSLPWIHLVVIAVAVGLGLWTRARRPDVYATMGTTRVD from the coding sequence ATGGCGACCACCACGCATACTCCCGGCGCGCAGAACGAGGGTCTGGCCGGCGGCACCCTCGGCGCCGGCCACCTCGTCTTCATGGTGATGGCAGCGGTGGCCCCGGCCGCCGGCGCCGTCGCGCTCATCCCCCTGTCGATCGCGCTCGGCGTCGGCGTCGGCACCCCCGGCGTCTTCGTCATCGTCGCGCTGATTCTGCTGCTGTTCGCGGTCGGGTTCACGCGCATGGTCCCGTACGTGCGCAACGCCGGCGCCTTCTACGCCTTCATCACCAAGGGCCTCGGCCGCCTGGCCGGCCTGCCCGCCGCGTACGTGGCCCTGACCGCCTACCTCTGCGTCGGCACCGCCACCCTGGGCGCGCTCGGGTTCTTCGCCAACCTCACCCTCGATCAATTCTTCGGCATCGACGTGCCGTGGTGGCTGTGCTGCCTGATCGCCATGGTGGTCATCGGGCTGCTCGGCTACTTCCGGATCACCGTGGCGGCCGGGGTGCTCGGGGCCGCCCTCGTCGCCGAGGGTGCCGCCGTCCTCGTGCTCGACGTGGCCATCCTGATCCGTCAGGGTGCCGGCGCCTTCACCCTCGACGCGTTCGCGCCGTCGAGCGTGCTCACCACCGGCTCGCTCGGCGTCGCGCTCATCTACGGCTTCTCGTGCTTCCAGGGGTTCGAGGGCACCGCGATCTACGCCGAGGAGGCCCGCGACCCCGACCGTACGGTGCCCCGGGCCACCTACGGTGCGGTGCTCTGCGTCGGCTTGTTCTTCGTGCTCACGTCGTGGGCCTTGATCGCCGGCGGCACCGTCGAGCAGGTGGCCGCCGACCCCGGCACCTACGCGTTCACCCTGAGCACCGACTTCGTCGGGCCGCTGTGGACCGATCTGCTCCAGGTCCTGATCGTGACCAGCGCCTTCGCCGGTGTGCTGGCGTTCCACAACGCGGCTTCGCGCTACCTGTACGCCTTGGCCCGCGACGGCTTCATGCCCGGCCCGCTGACCCGCACCCACCCGCGCTTCAGGTCGCCGACCGTGGCCGGCCTGACCAGCTTCGGCGTGATGACGCTGGTGATGCTCGGGTTCGCCGTGGCCGGGCTGGACCCGCTGACCAACCTGTCGACGTCGCTGACCGGTGTCGGGGCCGTCGGCATCCTCACCCTGATCACCGTCACGTCGCTCGCCGTGTTCGTCTTCTTCCTGCGCCGCCGGCAGTACGGCTGGCGGTACACGGTCGCCCCCGCGCTGGCCACCCTCGGCGTCGGCAGCGCCACCGGGCTGGCCCTCTCGAACTACGAGGCCATCACCGGCACGACCTCGACGGTGATCAATTCGCTGCCGTGGATCCACCTCGTGGTCATCGCCGTCGCGGTGGGGCTCGGCCTGTGGACGCGCGCCCGCCGGCCCGACGTCTACGCGACCATGGGAACCACCCGCGTCGATTGA